Proteins co-encoded in one Theileria equi strain WA chromosome 3, complete sequence genomic window:
- a CDS encoding hypothetical protein (encoded by transcript BEWA_009120A): protein MRCTLFVCTFHLFLRYGWADHDEGTKHAILDVTNTDSSSIDTFTRNPYGMVAKIHIAKDGYRILSVWDGQDILWISANGYLCDHVSVVMFREKNGCSTSFAARLVAVYASNSNDLSKIFYYENVGGWKKITEERFYRSFSREASNQSLLGTIVLNINGTNDPSKLYMNSSPNFPFSVYAPNVGYGITSVQAESVLWMGTTERCLYASSYPRNNPQVIYLIISSENATKELFFCRVNNEWISTTKNEYRLGLVKAGFKEYEFSNEITAEISNLQRDTFYIRDLAIEGHAVRFCMPCVGLRLRSVVDNGDVIWKASEESERCTYLNLILRGSVPVALFIFVDDTVNARKILYFKKDIGGWNPTDKDGYYYALSGLNRPIYTHKATGEIIMSSFKNRQGLRIATYASRVKNAKGDVILVHGIRGHFMSEFCASSTEWNYRHFGYDLSPAANPLGYYTAPLEPRNADRYRHFFERLVLHGNLLDVSPRYEYEGSFVEALNRFGYNVYGFDHQSHGLSEANGEKVYQAENFKHYVYDTLQFISIVKRGKFDDPSEKWDKSSLYENIPTDRRTFLLGFSMGGNIVFRAVQEFHGNAEKGAKFLDGIIVTSGMFNVSHYLNTLPKKLARPFLGLVSSVILDNINPKESFLGCGRVFDLFARHHDPFLGSKKLTLKTTKQIFDACDDVKESENMVNYPRNLPTLFIHTTDDYICGISGPIEILERIASSEYTKLIELSGSLHYITAAQPLFLIKPHIKEWLEQYT from the coding sequence ATGAGATGTACGCTATTCGTTTGTACATTCCACCTATTTCTACGGTACGGTTGGGCGGATCATGATGAAGGTACTAAACACGCCATTCTTGATGTCACCAATACGGACTCCTCCTCCATAGACACATTCACAAGAAATCCCTATGGGATGGTCGCAAAGATACACATTGCCAAAGATGGTTATAGGATACTCTCAGTATGGGATGGGCAGGACATACTCTGGATCTCTGCCAATGGCTATCTTTGCGACCATGTTTCAGTCGTTATGTTCAGAGAGAAGAATGGTTGTTCAACGTCATTTGCGGCAAGACTAGTGGCTGTATACGCCAGCAACAGTAACGACCTGAGTAAGATATTTTACTATGAGAATGttggaggatggaagaagatCACAGAAGAGAGATTTTACAGGAGCTTTAGCCGTGAGGCTTCGAACCAATCTCTACTAGGGACCATAGTTTTAAACATAAATGGGACCAATGATCCAAGCAAACTCTATATGAACAGCTCACCAAACTTTCCCTTTTCTGTCTACGCGCCAAATGTAGGTTATGGCATAACTTCAGTTCAAGCTGAGAGTGTTTTATGGATGGGCACTACTGAGCGATGTCTCTACGCCTCCTCTTATCCAAGGAATAATCCACAGGTCATCTATCTTATAATATCTTCAGAGAATGCAACAAAGGAACTCTTCTTTTGCAGGGTAAACAATGAATGGATATCCACTACAAAGAATGAGTATAGACTAGGCCTGGTGAAGGCTGGATTTAAGGAATATGAATTTAGTAATGAGATTACAGCAGAGATTTCAAACTTACAGAGAGACACATTTTACATTAGGGACCTCGCAATTGAAGGTCATGCTGTGCGTTTTTGTATGCCTTGCGTCGGCTTAAGACTACGGTCCGTTGTtgataatggagatgtCATATGGAAAGCCTCTGAAGAAAGCGAACGTTGCACTTACCTGAACCTGATTCTTAGAGGAAGTGTACCAGTTGctcttttcatttttgttGACGACACTGTAAACGCTCGTAAGATTTTATATTTCAAGAAAGATATAGGTGGTTGGAATCCCACTGATAAAGATGGCTACTATTATGCTCTTTCAGGACTGAATCGTCCAATATACACCCACAAAGCTACTGGTGAAATTATCATGAGcagttttaagaatagGCAAGGTCTACGGATTGCAACATATGCCTCTAGAGTTAAGAATGCCAAAGGTGATGTCATTCTTGTCCACGGAATTCGCGGACACTTCATGTCTGAATTTTGTGCTTCGAGTACGGAGTGGAATTATAGACACTTTGGATACGACCTCTCTCCAGCCGCTAATCCTCTGGGTTATTATACAGCTCCTTTGGAGCCTCGTAATGCGGATAGGTATAGGCACTTTTTCGAGCGCCTGGTTCTACATGGGAATCTCTTGGACGTTTCGCCCAGATACGAATATGAAGGTAGCTTTGTAGAGGCTCTAAACAGATTTGGCTACAATGTCTATGGATTTGATCATCAGTCCCATGGTCTTTCGGAGGCAAATGGTGAGAAGGTATACCAAGCTGAGAATTTCAAACATTACGTTTACGACACTCTCCAGTTTATAAGTATAGTGAAGAGAGGTAAATTTGATGACCCCTCTGAAAAGTGGGACAAGAGTAGCCTCTACGAGAACATTCCCACGGATAGAAGGACATTCTTGCTAGGATTTTCAATGGGAGGAAACATTGTTTTTCGGGCTGTGCAAGAGTTTCACGGTAATGCTGAGAAGGGAGCCAAATTCCTGGACGGTATCATCGTCACCTCTGGAATGTTCAACGTTAGTCACTACCTGAACACTTTGCCTAAGAAACTAGCAAGGCCATTTCTTGGACTCGTTTCGTCTGTTATACTAGATAATATTAATCCAAAGGAAAGTTTTTTGGGTTGTGGACGAGTTTTTGACTTGTTTGCTAGACATCATGACCCATTTCTAGGGAGCAAAAAACTGACGTTAAAGACAACCAAGCAAATATTTGACGCTTGTGACGATGTAAAGGAGTCTGAGAACATGGTAAACTACCCTAGGAACCTACCAACACTTTTTATTCATACTACAGACGATTACATTTGTGGGATAAGTGGACCAATTGAAATACTTGAGCGCATAGCTAGCTCTGAATACACAAAACTTATAGAACTGAGTGGCTCACTTCACTATATTACAGCCGCTCAGCCTTTATTTCTCATTAAACCGCACATTAAGGAATGGCTAGAGCAATACACATAA
- a CDS encoding hypothetical protein (encoded by transcript BEWA_009090A) — protein sequence MSRQFGPRDIENALKSHFKHSDTFFDKVRAENSTQERQKSIENEANSLLNSLRERIVYAHES from the exons ATGTCCAGACAATTCGGTCCAAGGGACATTGAAAACGCACTAAAGTCTCACTTCAAACACTCAGATACGTTCTTTGATAAG GTTAGGGCTGAAAACAGTACACAAGAGAGACAAAAAAGCATAGAAAACGAAGCAAACTCTTTACTGAACTCCCTGAGGGAAAGAATTGTTTATGCACATGAATCTTGA
- a CDS encoding hypothetical protein (encoded by transcript BEWA_009130A), whose protein sequence is MGAYISVNIDLGRHPGTGGRTYEVAKGHRRYQSGTEIINLSTKESQEYPGYIEVHHGVRIHSIAGIYKGIIKFTGFGSFSKCKDVYAYYWKGDYDYRRPLIIKLVKKGSSTYYYTKNGVHWNQNLSEKISNDLLKYLDILNCRQYDVHVVNIFRQEGSYKCCSLCKTKIKAEQQQHESEYTFSRQTVQGSVTRFRDRKKTQTGLPHPLRIHSTYIYFDLEHNKKPLLLYIEPRKVGPSWHTHMGFKWYKRASSDSDGWIQVDKEPTGPHDSVRIKAILSEYLILIKDSESDDYDYEDNPDGDNEDLGDLTSLEDPYGTIQPENKDDELDLGPPLIHKDLFDPVIKPGLDFGRKVIDVLSTPIIAIRIDSRGPSYYSQILDRSVKVSPERHLEGRLNGFMEYQHSLDDKTECFTVSAFKYKFENVIGFPLPIYKVICVSVYYWSALEIPTKEAISRPLLVKITQDSGGKEAMESYYENVGSKPDDNIQWTEWCPSNKCSELQKKLKLLNCRLNNAVIIDISQKESLGYYDACKDTNMDPQHGNDRMQVKKDDESGKFLESYTVYTHSLKNYGGKFHVLSFKNESHEISIGPTTIFSPILDVEEVRVYTCEQEKKPLLVYIKTSTRMNFRKWYQNMNRKWVVVSIKDPPLIPSSHEQILTLLDTLTSTCAPPKVTIDISKKDTTIGYESPELPGERIKIDKTPGSGASDDLPTNYDLYKHTVESRKGSYFTLSGLVYKGVQNKIHVIQETHNVTSVSVYYWSHLPEEGKPLLIKIEKLKQKSCGNDSSNIKTDWYENTGTDYNRNWKKVTEPRDPETAFNTTDTLGKKLDLLNCKLNGVTVIDISKRPFGLDKDTTITYCHKINSYDYNTLDPSHAPLIKVTNVTSSYSPNALGDFVVYKHEINDKYKQNNHLGDKNSFHISGFYKGNSSISKISTPMLNVPSVFVYYCSLKPDIGKPLLIYFEHSISGGDSTKVWYKKVPNKDDWKKVSGGEIPNNDKDTSKTFTILNSYKTLCQIRWWLYIISGALFLGGGGIIGGAGYYVLKKFFGDPLVRLI, encoded by the coding sequence ATGGGAGCCTATATTAGCGTGAATATTGACCTTGGAAGACATCCAGGAACTGGAGGTAGGACTTATGAAGTAGCTAAGGGACACCGCAGATATCAATCTGGTACTGAAATTATAAATCTTTCGACAAAAGAATCCCAAGAGTATCCAGGGTATATAGAAGTCCATCACGGAGTGAGAATACATTCAATAGCTGGCATTTATAAGGGAATTATAAAATTCACTGGGTTTGGCAGTTTTAGCAAATGTAAAGATGTCTATGCTTACTATTGGAAAGGTGATTATGATTATAGAAGGCCCCTAATTATAAAACTTGTGAAAAAAGGATCATCCACCTACTACTataccaagaatggagttcacTGGAACCAAAACTTGAGTGAAAAAATATCCAATGACCTCTTGAAGTACCTTGACATACTAAATTGTAGACAGTACGATGTTCATGTCGTGAACATATTTAGACAGGAAGGATCTTATAAATGCTGTTCTCTGTGCAAGACTAAAATTAAGGCAGAACAGCAACAACATGAATCAGAGTATACCTTTTCCCGTCAAACTGTGCAGGGATCAGTAACGAGATTTAGGGATAGAAAGAAAACACAAACTGGACTACCGCATCCACTGAGAATACATAGCACATACATATACTTTGATCTTGAACATAACAAAAAGCCACTTCTTCTGTATATAGAACCAAGAAAAGTGGGTCCATCCTGGCACACACATATGGGTTTCAAGTGGTACAAGCGAGCATCCAGTGATAGTGATGGGTGGATACAAGTTGATAAGGAACCAACAGGTCCACATGACTCCGTTAGGATTAAAGCAATTCTAAGTGAATACCTGATTCTTATAAAAGATAGTGAATCTGATGACTATGACTACGAGGACAATCCAGATGGAGATAACGAAGATTTGGGAGATCTTACATCTTTGGAGGACCCGTACGGTACTATCCAACCAGAAAACAAAGATGATGAGTTAGACTTGGGTCCACCTCTTATTCACAAAGATTTATTTGACCCAGTAATTAAACCAGGCCTTGATTTTGGTAGAAAGGTCATTGACGTACTTTCAACGCCCATTATTGCAATAAGAATTGATAGTAGAGGTCCTTCATATTATTCCCAGATCCTCGATCGCTCTGTCAAAGTTTCTCCCGAAAGACACCTAGAAGGGCGTCTAAATGGATTCATGGAATACCAGCATTCCCTAGATGATAAGACTGAATGTTTTACTGTGAGTGCATTCAAATATAAGTTTGAGAATGTTATTGGATTTCCGTTACCAATCTACAAAGTTATTTGCGTTTCCGTCTATTATTGGTCTGCCCTAGAGATACCTACTAAGGAAGCTATCAGTAGACCCCTTCTCGTAAAAATTACCCAGGATTCTGGTGGTAAAGAAGCCATGGAATCTTACTACGAAAACGTTGGTTCTAAGCCCGATGACAACATACAATGGACTGAATGGTGCCCAAGCAATAAATGTTCagaactccaaaagaagCTTAAACTTCTCAACTGTCGACTTAACAATGCAGTGATAATAGATATTAGTCAGAAGGAGAGTCTTGGCTACTATGATGCTTGTAAGGATACCAATATGGATCCTCAACATGGTAATGATAGAATGCAAGTTAAGaaagatgatgaatctGGTAAATTTCTTGAAAGTTACACTGTTTATACTCACTCTCTTAAGAATTATGGTGGAAAGTTTCATGTACTGTCTTTTAAGAATGAGTCCCATGAGATATCTATTGGGCCAACTACTATTTTTTCACCCATTCTTGATGTTGAAGAAGTGAGAGTTTACACCTGCGAGCAGGAAAAGAAACCGCTGTTGGTATATATAAAGACTAGTACTAGGATGAATTTCAGGAAATGGtatcaaaatatgaatAGAAAATGGGTAGTAGTTTCTATTAAAGATCCTCCATTAATTCCATCTTCCCATGAACAGATCCTCACTCTGCTTGATACTCTAACTAGCACTTGTGCACCTCCAAAGGTGACAATTGATATATCAAAGAAAGACACTACTATAGGATATGAAAGTCCTGAGTTGCCCGGTGAGAGGATAAAGATTGATAAGACTCCAGGTTCAGGAGCATCTGATGATCTTCCCACCAACTATGACCTCTACAAACATACCGTTGAAAGTAGGAAAGGAAGTTACTTTACACTTTCTGGACTTGTTTATAAAGGAGTGCAAAACAAGATACATGTTATACAGGAGACTCATAATGTCACTTCAGTCTCAGTGTATTATTGGTCTCATCTTCCTGAAGAGGGGAAGCCTCTACTTATAAAGATTGAGAAACTGAAACAGAAAAGCTGTGGGAACGATTCTTCTAATATTAAGACTGATTGGTATGAAAACACTGGAACTGATTATAATAGGAACTGGAAAAAGGTTACAGAACCTCGTGATCCCGAGACAGCTTTTAATACTACAGATACCCTGGGGAAAAAGCTCGATTTGTTGAATTGTAAACTTAACGGTGTAACTGTAATTGACATATCTAAGAGGCCTTTTGGCCTAGATAAGGATACTACCATTACATATTGTCATAAAATAAATTCCTATGATTACAATACTTTGGACCCTTCACACGCTCCACTCATTAAGGTCACAAATGTCACTAGCAGTTACTCTCCTAATGCACTAGGAGACTTTGTTGTATACAAGCATGAGATTAACGATAAGTATAAGCAAAATAACCATCTTGGTGATAAAAATAGCTTCCATATTTCTGGATTTTATAAGGGGAATTCCTCCATTAGCAAAATTTCAACACCAATGCTTAATGTTCCAAGCGtctttgtatattattgtAGTCTTAAGCCAGATATAGGAAAGCCACTTTTGATCTACTTTGAGCACAGTATATCTGGTGGAGATTCCACCAAGGTATGGTACAAGAAAGTTCCCAATAAGGATGATTGGAAGAAAGTTTCCGGCGGTGAAATACCTAACAATGACAAAGATACCAGTAAAACCTTCACCATCTTGAACAGCTACAAGACTCTCTGTCAGATTAGATGGTGGCTCTACATTATATCTGGTGCTTTATTTCTGGGAGGAGGTGGTATAATAGGTGGAGCAGGATACTACGTCCTAAAGAAGTTCTTTGGAGATCCATTGGTCCGTTTGATCTAG
- a CDS encoding protein phosphatase 2C domain-containing protein (encoded by transcript BEWA_009100A) → MIINAICKTINRQDLLQELEKGGENIPKLASKAIFKMYKSADEELIEQCAKLSNDYASSTSVTALFVGNYIVISHLGDSRASICYSNRGKMVAKFLTVDHKPNNPEERQRILASGGTVEFLCNHSNNPFIRGGDFAARKARGDQPMQLQYSRAFGGKDLKMYGLSNVPEIFIFERKAHHKCLILASDGLWDVKDSHEAFSTLFYARDMGENPTQYLIESVIADQKSRARNSDNITVLAIFLD, encoded by the exons ATGATCATCAATGCTATATGCAAGACCATAAACAGGCAAGACTTGTTGCAAGAACTCGAAAAAGGTGGAGAAAACATCCCTAAATTAGCTAGTAAAGCgatttttaaaatgtacaaaagCGCCGATGAAGAACTCATTGAGCAATGTGCCAAGCTCTCGAATGACTATGCCTCGTCTACTAGCGTTACTGCCCTGTTTGTAGGTAATTATATTGTTATTTCCCACTTG GGAGATAGCAGGGCGTCGATATGCTACAGCAACCGGGGTAAAATGGTAGCAAAGTTTCTGACTGTTGACCACAAGCCAAATAATCCAGAAGAACGACAACGTATTTTG GCCTCCGGTGGAACAGTAGAATTTCTTTGCAACCACTCCAATAATCCCTTTATAAGGGGCGGTGACTTCGCGGCCAGAAAGGCTAGGGGCGACCAACCCATGCAGCTGCAGTATTCTCGGGCCTTTGGC GGAAAGGACCTGAAGATGTATGGGCTGAGCAACGTTCCAGAAATCTTTATATTTGAGCGCAAGGCTCATCACAAATGTCTGATTTTGGCGTCGGATGGTTTGTGGGACGTGAAGGATAGTCACGAGGCATTCAGCACGCTGTTCTATGCGAGAGACATGG GTGAGAATCCAACGCAGTATTTGATCGAGTCTGTGATCGCCGATCAAAAGTCCAGAGCCAGGAACTCTGACAATATCACAGTTTTGGCAATATTCCTAGATTAA
- a CDS encoding RecF/RecN/SMC N terminal domain-containing protein (encoded by transcript BEWA_009110A) produces the protein MHIESIILDGFKSYSTRTVIGPLDPHFNAVTGLNGSGKSNVLDSLCFVFGISDLTCVRASKLDELIYKQGQAGITKATVTVVFDNSGPMSPLPEPYRKMSQVTVTRQIAIGGRNRHFINSHPATPKAVADFFQAARMNVNNARFLIMQGRVTKVVNMKPKELLTLIEEASGTRLYEAKRASAVKLMTRKEQKLEEIRRVLTEDISPCMEKLKNDCNDYLQWVGMKEEETRLQSFKVAYTYWKAKEEYKNGIRKQEEMREEKQDVEDALQTIEEECMQCKENMKRMEKEASTDETLSVQTIYDELKKEVGRLESKGRIIEKDMEEIIQAKEMINREMHEAEKKLEEKKKASSTEASTLEQLQITIAEQKEELQTLEGSMGTSNAKTQQTQLKELKTQLSKLEAEENTALEIMKHMKEEMKGADKLKEELQKTFISKAEDVEKKIEQVTNKFNELQRKQAELPPMQSMKKELHDFTEMCEEFDSKIHRLEADLARQRIPYKSGPGIYGQVFDILGIKDPEYSVPLHILTGHKLSYIVVDNKDTAARVFKENGFANGKRRVTILPLAEAVEGRVVTRDDISHCKRIIGGADGQISYYEDVLTFEPKFNKLARYIAGGAIFCRTSELARKIAYECGFPTATVEGDRFDVKGSMSGGSTTNMKMTLLASTEIEKTKQGKEDCRKRIAEIRSKIDELESLTQTQLALQRDLEMHKVTLQGLESRMQSSPAYVALNKIQDMQKKQAEMEEELKGKRELIKSIHMKIESLQKTQEKEEARERIKELKKSIRTATMQLDAMQESMLSVKIEFDNLEHQIEALNTEFQTKETELQALQTDVGTLQTELSSKKTQLQSVESELQEKMEEIHARQSELQEKAQELQKKQTQVQEKKKRLKELDYTLDEIAKEVDESQVVISKLKRENPWIVAEEERFNVDPVYNFTDVRLEAVQKRMDELHTAKSTLMVNDKAEQMYERVAGEYADLQTKMEKVERDRGKIKDVIAELDVKKLQSVESIFARINEYFGSIFNILSGAEAKLVPVEGDITNGITMHVGFNGRWKSTLSELSGGQRSLLALSLILAMLKVRPAPVYILDEIDAALDLSHTQNIGKMIKTQFPNSQFIIVSLKEGMFSNANVIFRTKFIDGASTITRQSGTKRSKPE, from the coding sequence ATGCATATCGAGTCCATCATTCTTGATGGGTTCAAGAGTTACTCAACCCGAACGGTGATTGGCCCTCTGGATCCTCATTTTAACGCAGTTACGGGTCTCAATGGAAGTGGAAAGTCCAATGTACTCGACAGCCTCTGCTTCGTATTTGGCATTTCCGATTTGACATGCGTTCGTGCAAGTAAACTCGATGAACTCATTTACAAGCAAGGGCAAGCAGGAATCACAAAGGCAACTGTAACGGTTGTCTTTGACAACTCTGGACCCATGAGCCCATTGCCAGAACCATATCGCAAAATGTCTCAAGTAACCGTCACAAGGCAAATCGCAATTGGAGGAAGAAACAGACACTTTATCAATAGTCACCCGGCAACTCCGAAAGCTGTTGCAGATTTCTTCCAGGCAGCTAGAATGAATGTAAACAATGCACGTTTCTTGATTATGCAAGGGCGTGTTACCAAAGTTGTCAACATGAAACCAAAGGAATTGCTGACCCTTATAGAAGAAGCCTCCGGAACTAGACTGTATGAAGCCAAGAGAGCATCGGCAGTCAAACTTATGACACGCAAGGAACAAAAGCTGGAAGAAATTCGTAGAGTACTTACAGAAGATATTTCTCCATGTATGGAGAAACTAAAGAACGATTGCAATGATTATCTGCAGTGGGTTGGCAtgaaagaggaagaaacCAGATTACAATCCTTTAAAGTCGCATATACATACTGGAAagcaaaggaagaatataaaaacgGTATCCGGAAGCAGGAAGAAATGAGAGAGGAAAAACAAGATGTAGAGGATGCACTACAGACAATTGAAGAGGAATGTATGCAGTGCAAagaaaatatgaaaaggatggaaaaggaagcaTCTACGGATGAGACGCTTTCGGTACAAACCATTTATGATGAATTGAAGAAGGAGGTTGGACGCCTGGAAAGTAAGGGAAGGATAATAGAAAAAGACATGGAAGAAATTATACAGGCCAAGGAAATGATTAACCGAGAGATGCATGAAGCTGAAAAGAAACtggaagagaagaaaaaggCGTCTTCAACAGAAGCGTCTACGCTCGAGCAGTTGCAAATCACAATAGCAGAACAAAAGGAAGAATTGCAAACTCTGGAAGGTTCAATGGGAACATCAAATGCCAAAACTCAGCAGACTCAACTAAAGGAGCTCAAAACACAACTATCAAAACTGGAAGCCGAAGAGAATACAGCACTGGAGATTATGAAACATatgaaggaagaaatgAAGGGTGCTGATaaactaaaggaagaactGCAAAAGACATTTATAAGTAAAGCAGAAGATGTTGAAAAGAAAATTGAACAGGTTACCAACAAATTCAACGAATTACAGAGAAAGCAAGCAGAATTACCACCTATGCAATCAATGAAAAAGGAGCTCCACGATTTTACAGAAATGTGTGAAGAGTTTGATTCAAAAATACACAGGCTGGAAGCAGATTTGGCGAGACAACGTATACCATATAAGAGTGGACCAGGAATCTATGGACAAGTTTttgacatacttggcatCAAGGATCCAGAATATTCAGTACCATTGCATATACTAACAGGGCACAAACTTAGTTATATAGTTGTTGATAACAAAGATACTGCGGCTAGGGTATTTAAGGAAAATGGGTTTGCTAATGGGAAAAGGAGAGTAACTATTCTACCTCTTGCAGAAGCAGTAGAGGGACGCGTTGTTACTCGGGATGATATCTCTCATTGCAAGCGTATCATAGGTGGAGCAGATGGTCAAATTTCCTACTACGAAGATGTCTTGACCTTTGAGCCAAAGTTCAACAAGCTGGCTAGGTACATTGCTGGCGGAGCCATTTTTTGTCGCACAAGTGAATTGGCAAGGAAGATCGCTTATGAATGCGGTTTTCCAACGGCAACTGTAGAGGGTGACAGATTTGATGTAAAAGGATCAATGAGCGGCGGATCTACGACCAATATGAAAATGACGCTTTTGGCGTCAACAGAGATTGAAAAGACAAAacaaggaaaagaagattGCAGAAAAAGAATAGCTGAGATACGCAGTAAAATAGACGAATTAGAATCACTGACTCAAACACAATTAGCCCTTCAACGGGATTTGGAAATGCACAAGGTGACATTACAAGGCCTTGAATCTCGTATGCAGAGTTCACCCGCATATGTTGCACTTAACAAAATCCAAGACATGCAAAAAAAACAGGCtgaaatggaagaagaactTAAGGGAAAACGGGAATTAATAAAATCTATTCATATGAAAATTGAATCCCTGCAAAAAACACAAGAAAAAGAGGAAGCCAGAGAGAGAATTAAAGAGTTGAAAAAAAGCATACGCACGGCCACTATGCAACTTGACGCTATGCAAGAGAGTATGTTGAGTGTTAAAATCGAGTTTGACAATTTGGAACACCAAATTGAGGCTCTAAATACAGAGTTCCAGACGAAGGAAACAGAGTTGCAGGCTTTGCAGACTGATGTTGGAACACTACAAACAGAACTATCTTCAAAAAAGACACAACTCCAAAGTGTAGAGTCTGAATTACAagaaaaaatggaagaaataCATGCTAGACAATCTGAATTACAAGAAAAAGCTCAGGAGTTGCAGAAGAAACAAACACAAGTGCAGGAGAAAAAAAAGAGACTAAAGGAATTAGATTACACCCTTGATGAAATCGCAAAGGAAGTTGATGAATCGCAAGTTGTAATAAGTAAACTAAAGCGGGAGAACCCATGGATCGTAGCCGAAGAAGAGCGTTTTAATGTGGACCCTGTCTATAATTTTACGGATGTACGCTTAGAGGCAGTGCAAAAGAGGATGGATGAACTTCACACTGCAAAATCTACTCTCATGGTGAATGATAAAGCTGAACAAATGTATGAGCGGGTTGCAGGAGAATATGCAGATCTCCAaacaaagatggaaaaggtgGAACGGGATAGAGGAAAAATTAAGGATGTAATCGCAGAATTAGATGTAAAGAAGTTACAAAGTGTAGAGAGCATCTTTGCACGCATAAACGAATACTTTGGTTCCATATTCAATATTCTAAGTGGAGCTGAGGCCAAGCTTGTTCCAGTTGAAGGAGATATAACAAATGGAATAACAATGCATGTTGGCTTTAATGGAAGGTGGAAAAGTACCCTGTCGGAATTATCCGGTGGACAGAGATCATTACTGGCCCTTTCTCTTATTCTTGCCATGCTTAAAGTTCGCCCGGCACCAGTCTACATTCTTGATGAGATTGATGCCGCGCTGGATCTCAGTCACACCCAGAATATAggaaaaatgataaagacACAGTTTCCAAATTCACAATTCATTATAGTCAGTCTAAAGGAGGGAATGTTTTCCAATGCCAATGTTATTTTCAGAACAAAGTTTATAGACGGTGCATCCACAATCACTCGACAAAGTGGAACAAAGAGATCAAAACCAGAATAA